One segment of Candidatus Latescibacterota bacterium DNA contains the following:
- a CDS encoding hydroxyacid dehydrogenase, whose amino-acid sequence MIVLHYHPLDASLADRLRAALDPGIDLRVPGPGVNLDALAPLCDGVIAGRLSFDWLRAARNLRFQVVPYAGVPAQDRTQVAMLPAVTLYNSHFNADVTAEHAWALLLAAAKRLLPAHARLARGDWTPRYDGPLSARLAGARLLVLGHGAVGGRVAAIGRAFGMRVDAVTRHGQPAPGLERTGTTAALRALLAEADAIVCCLPDTPATAGLLNAAAFAAMKPGAVFVNVGRGACVDEGALHDALTGGRLGAAGLDTWWRYPTVPEERAACPPGRRDWAGVENVVLSPHRASHAEGREEARMDALAALLNAIARGAPPRPVDLAEGY is encoded by the coding sequence ATGATCGTCCTCCACTACCACCCGCTCGACGCCTCGCTCGCCGATCGACTTCGCGCAGCCCTGGATCCCGGCATCGACCTGCGCGTCCCGGGCCCCGGCGTGAACCTCGACGCCCTGGCGCCGCTCTGCGACGGCGTCATCGCCGGGCGCCTGTCCTTCGACTGGCTGCGCGCCGCTCGGAACCTGCGCTTCCAGGTGGTTCCGTACGCCGGCGTGCCGGCCCAGGACCGGACCCAGGTCGCCATGCTCCCCGCCGTGACGCTCTACAACAGCCACTTCAACGCGGACGTCACCGCCGAGCACGCCTGGGCGCTGCTGCTCGCCGCGGCGAAGCGCCTGCTGCCCGCCCACGCGCGGCTCGCGCGCGGCGACTGGACCCCGCGCTACGACGGCCCGCTCTCGGCGCGCCTGGCCGGCGCGCGGCTGCTCGTGCTGGGGCACGGGGCCGTGGGCGGCCGCGTGGCGGCCATCGGCCGGGCCTTCGGCATGCGGGTGGACGCCGTGACCCGCCACGGCCAGCCCGCGCCAGGGCTGGAGCGCACGGGGACCACGGCGGCGTTGCGCGCGCTGCTGGCCGAGGCCGACGCGATCGTCTGCTGCCTGCCGGACACGCCCGCCACCGCAGGACTGCTGAATGCGGCCGCCTTCGCCGCCATGAAGCCCGGGGCGGTGTTCGTCAACGTGGGGCGCGGCGCCTGCGTGGACGAAGGCGCGCTGCACGACGCGCTCACCGGCGGCCGTCTCGGCGCGGCGGGGCTCGACACCTGGTGGCGGTATCCCACGGTCCCGGAGGAGCGCGCCGCCTGCCCGCCGGGGCGCCGCGACTGGGCCGGGGTGGAGAACGTCGTGCTGAGCCCGCACCGCGCGAGCCACGCCGAGGGCCGCGAGGAGGCCCGCATGGACGCGCTGGCCGCGCTGCTGAACGCCATCGCGCGCGGCGCGCCGCCGCGGCCGGTGGATCTCGCCGAGGGCTACTGA
- a CDS encoding YciI family protein: protein MHYLLLYELADDYLERRAALRDAHLRLAWAAVDRGELLLGGALTEPADRAVLFFRGDGPEVAESFATVDPYVTEGLVKSWSVRRWMTVVGPDAATPVRPEG, encoded by the coding sequence ATGCACTACCTCCTGCTCTACGAACTCGCGGACGACTACCTCGAGCGCCGGGCCGCCCTGCGCGACGCCCACCTGCGCCTGGCCTGGGCGGCCGTCGACCGCGGCGAGCTGCTGCTGGGCGGGGCGCTCACCGAGCCGGCCGACCGGGCCGTCCTCTTCTTCCGGGGCGACGGCCCCGAGGTGGCGGAGAGCTTCGCGACTGTGGATCCCTACGTGACCGAGGGGCTGGTGAAGTCCTGGTCCGTGCGGCGCTGGATGACGGTGGTGGGACCCGACGCGGCCACGCCGGTGCGGCCCGAGGGCTAG
- a CDS encoding MFS transporter, protein MGAERRSALDRFLGLFAEVRAGEGLSALLLAVNVFLLLTSYYIMKPVREALILAAPGGAELKSYMSAGQTLLLLLFVPAYARLASRLPRRRLLNGVTLFFAACLVAFWLLGTSTTLPLGVPFFLWIGIFSVSLVAQFWSFANDLYTPEQGKRLFAILGFGASAGAVFGATSVKGLIAPLGLMGSLLVAGAVLLVSLVFTNWVDARASDRRPAVAKQAEEPMGDENPYRLVFGRRYLLLIALLILLLNWVNSTGEYILGKVVSEAARAAAAATPGAPAGFVNDSIGRFYGDFYGVVNAASLVVQLFLVSRILKYIGVRAALLILPVIAFAGYALAAFVPVLGIIRWSKTAENATDYSLMNTLKGVLFLPTTREEKYKAKQAIDTLFMRAGDVLSAALVFAGTTWLGFAARQFALVNLGLVLVWLVIALRIGREFQRLTAAKG, encoded by the coding sequence ATGGGCGCGGAACGTCGCAGCGCGCTCGACCGCTTCCTCGGCCTCTTCGCCGAGGTGCGGGCGGGCGAGGGCCTGTCGGCGCTGCTGCTCGCGGTGAACGTCTTCCTGCTGCTGACGAGCTACTACATCATGAAGCCGGTACGCGAGGCGCTGATCCTCGCCGCGCCCGGCGGCGCCGAACTGAAGAGCTACATGTCGGCCGGGCAGACGCTGCTCCTGCTGCTCTTCGTGCCGGCCTACGCGCGACTCGCCTCGCGCCTGCCCCGGCGACGCCTGCTCAACGGCGTGACGCTCTTCTTCGCCGCCTGCCTGGTGGCCTTCTGGCTGCTCGGCACCTCCACCACCCTGCCCCTGGGCGTACCCTTCTTCCTGTGGATAGGGATCTTCAGCGTGTCGCTGGTGGCGCAGTTCTGGAGCTTCGCCAACGATCTCTACACGCCCGAGCAGGGCAAGCGCCTGTTCGCGATCCTGGGCTTCGGCGCGTCGGCCGGCGCGGTCTTCGGCGCGACGAGCGTGAAGGGCCTGATCGCGCCGCTGGGCCTGATGGGCTCGCTGCTGGTGGCGGGCGCCGTGCTGCTCGTCAGTCTCGTCTTCACCAACTGGGTCGACGCGCGCGCGTCGGACCGGCGGCCGGCGGTGGCGAAGCAGGCCGAGGAGCCCATGGGCGACGAGAACCCCTACCGGCTCGTCTTCGGCCGCCGCTACCTGCTCTTGATCGCGCTGCTCATCCTGCTGCTGAACTGGGTGAACAGCACGGGCGAGTACATCCTCGGCAAGGTGGTGAGCGAGGCGGCGCGGGCGGCGGCCGCGGCTACCCCCGGCGCGCCGGCGGGCTTCGTGAACGACAGCATCGGCCGCTTCTACGGGGACTTCTACGGTGTCGTCAATGCGGCCAGCCTCGTGGTGCAGCTCTTCCTGGTGAGCCGCATCCTCAAGTACATCGGCGTGCGCGCGGCGCTGCTGATCCTGCCGGTGATCGCCTTCGCGGGCTACGCGCTGGCGGCCTTCGTGCCGGTGCTGGGGATCATCCGCTGGAGCAAGACGGCCGAGAACGCCACGGACTACTCGCTGATGAACACGCTCAAGGGCGTGCTCTTCCTGCCCACGACGCGCGAGGAGAAGTACAAGGCCAAGCAGGCCATCGACACGCTCTTCATGCGCGCGGGCGACGTGCTGAGCGCCGCGCTCGTCTTCGCGGGGACGACCTGGCTCGGCTTCGCCGCGCGGCAGTTCGCGCTGGTGAACCTGGGGCTGGTGCTCGTGTGGCTCGTGATCGCACTGCGCATCGGGCGCGAGTTCCAGCGGCTCACCGCCGCGAAGGGCTAG
- a CDS encoding sodium:proton antiporter yields the protein MSLFTVSAILLTLAALFGTLNSRWLKLNPAVGLLLISLTSSLGVMLIHWLWPGFALDASIRGFLRGIDFNAALMHGMLGFLLFAGALHADLDYFLQRRLSIGLLATVGLLISTALVGVMAKLLFGALGLEASWLACLVFGALISPTDPIAVMGTLKSLHAPPALEAKIAGESLFNDGVAVVVFTGLVALIESHGGGASGGHGHGGEALGPMGLIWLFLREAGGGALLGLAAGYVTYRLMLAIDDYKVEVMLSLALVMGGYSLAGALHLSGPIAVVTAGIFIGNRGRALAMSETVADYLEKFWELLDEILNAVLFLLIGVEVLLLSFSARSALAGLACIAIVLLARLVSVALPIGLLRSRRIFNRGVVRILTWAGLRGGISVALALSLPPIPEKSLILTCTYVVVLFSILVQGMTVGRVLRRYIQ from the coding sequence ATGTCGCTCTTCACCGTCAGCGCCATCCTGCTCACCCTGGCCGCGCTCTTCGGCACGCTCAACAGCCGCTGGCTCAAGCTGAACCCGGCCGTGGGGCTGCTGCTCATCAGCCTGACCAGCTCGCTGGGGGTGATGCTGATCCACTGGCTGTGGCCGGGCTTCGCGCTGGACGCGAGCATCCGCGGCTTCCTGCGCGGCATCGACTTCAACGCCGCCCTCATGCACGGCATGCTGGGCTTCCTGCTCTTCGCCGGCGCCCTGCACGCCGATCTCGACTACTTCCTCCAGCGCCGGCTGAGCATCGGGCTGCTGGCCACGGTGGGGCTGCTCATCTCGACGGCGCTGGTGGGGGTCATGGCCAAGCTGCTCTTCGGCGCGCTGGGGCTGGAGGCGTCGTGGCTGGCCTGCCTGGTCTTCGGGGCGCTGATCTCGCCGACGGACCCCATCGCCGTGATGGGCACCCTCAAGAGCCTGCACGCGCCGCCTGCGCTGGAGGCCAAGATCGCCGGCGAGAGCCTCTTCAACGACGGCGTGGCGGTCGTCGTGTTCACGGGGCTCGTCGCGCTGATCGAAAGCCACGGCGGCGGCGCGAGCGGCGGCCACGGGCACGGCGGCGAGGCGCTGGGTCCGATGGGGCTGATCTGGCTCTTCCTGCGCGAGGCGGGCGGCGGCGCCCTGCTGGGCCTGGCCGCGGGTTACGTCACCTATCGGTTGATGCTGGCCATCGACGACTACAAGGTGGAGGTCATGCTCAGCCTCGCGCTGGTCATGGGCGGCTACAGCCTGGCGGGGGCGCTGCACCTGTCGGGGCCCATCGCGGTGGTGACGGCGGGCATCTTCATCGGTAACCGCGGGCGCGCGCTGGCCATGAGCGAGACGGTGGCCGACTACCTGGAGAAGTTCTGGGAGCTGCTCGACGAGATCCTCAACGCCGTGCTCTTCCTGCTCATCGGCGTCGAGGTGCTGCTGCTCTCCTTCAGCGCGAGGAGCGCGCTGGCGGGGCTGGCCTGCATCGCGATCGTGCTGCTCGCGCGACTGGTGAGCGTGGCGCTGCCGATCGGGCTGCTGCGCTCGCGGCGGATCTTCAACCGCGGCGTGGTGCGCATCCTCACCTGGGCGGGCCTGCGCGGGGGGATCAGCGTCGCTCTGGCGCTGTCGCTGCCGCCGATCCCGGAGAAGAGCCTCATCCTCACCTGCACCTACGTCGTGGTGCTGTTCTCGATCCTGGTGCAGGGGATGACGGTCGGGCGCGTCCTGCGGCGCTACATTCAGTAG